In Camelina sativa cultivar DH55 chromosome 16, Cs, whole genome shotgun sequence, a single window of DNA contains:
- the LOC104753564 gene encoding MADS-box transcription factor PHERES 1-like: MRKKLKLSHIENATMRRKTFLTRKEGLLKKVNELVTLCDVKACAFVSSPYHSTPEVWPLREGVEELVSNFMECSVRERTKNMVDQEAFLRQSIAQENEQLNKLHEENRNSQIQDFMFGCLEGKMDVRHLDGRDKGDLRSFIEKYLNVVTHKIEIITKNAAAPIDLNQNPNVEEHEDILSMENNHQEPVTARLAALTIADADVSAPNNTKTL, translated from the coding sequence atgaggaagaagctgaagTTGTCGCACATAGAAAATGCAACGATGAGGAGAAAAACATTCCTGACGAGAAAAGAAGGACTGCTGAAGAAAGTTAACGAGCTAGTGACTCTTTGTGATGTCAAAGCATGTGCGTTCGTCAGTAGTCCGTACCATTCAACTCCGGAGGTTTGGCCATTAAGGGAAGGTGTTGAAGAATTAGTGTCAAATTTCATGGAGTGTTCGGTGAGAGAGCGGACCAAGAATATGGTGGATCAAGAGGCTTTTTTACGTCAAAGCATCGCCCAAGAAAATGAGCAATTGAATAAGCTGCATGAGGAGAACCGAAATTCTCAGATTCAAGATTTTATGTTTGGTTGTCTTGAAGGGAAGATGGATGTGCGTCATCTTGATGGAAGGGATAAGGGAGATTTGAGATCTTTTATTGAAAAGTATCTCAATGTTGTTACTCACAAGATTGAGATCATTACTAAGAATGCAGCTGCCCCAATCGATTTGAATCAAAATCCTAACGTTGAAGAGCATGAGGACATTCTCTCCATGGAAAACAATCACCAAGAACCTGTAACCGCTCGTCTCGCTGCCCTCACCATTGCTGATGCTGATGTTTCTGCTCCTAACAACACCAAGACGCTTTAG
- the LOC104750342 gene encoding CBS domain-containing protein CBSX6: MASVFLYHVVGDLTVGKPEMVEFYETETVESAIRAIGESTECGIPVWRKRSTPSLPGFVENSEMRQQRFVGILNSLDIVAFLAKSECLQEEKAMKIPVSEVVSPDNTLLKQVDPGTRLIDALEMMKQGVRRLLVPKSVVWRGMSKRFSILYNGKWLKNSENSSSSSGLASDSTNRPTTSMTSSRDKFCCLSREDVIRFLIGVLGALAPLPLTSISTLGIINLNYNFIEASLPAIEATRRPQCDPSAIAVLEQTENEQQFKIIGEISASKLWKCDYLAAAWALANLYAGQFVMGVEDNMSSRSFSDFLQTSFPGGEQNGKATKAKKFSSRSIGFNPTSPTRLSIGRSMYRGRSAPLTCKTSSSLAAVMAQMLSHRATHVWVTEADSDDVLVGVVGYGEILTAVTKQPSAFVPSNRSYEGFGNDTQS; the protein is encoded by the exons ATGGCGTCAGTGTTCTTGTATCACGTGGTTGGAGATCTAACCGTAGGCAAGCCAGAGATGGTTGAGTTCTACGAAACAGAGACGGTTGAATCTGCGATTCGAGCCATCGGCGAGTCGACGGAGTGTGGGATTCCGGTTTGGAGGAAGAGATCGACGCCGTCGCTTCCTGGGTTCGTGGAGAATAGTGAGATGAGGCAACAAAGATTCGTTGGGATTTTGAATTCTTTGGACATCGTTGCGTTTTTGGCTAAGAGTGAGTGTTTGCAAGAAGAGAAAGCTATGAAGATTCCTGTCTCTGAGGTTGTTTCTCCCGACAACACTCTCCTTAAACAGGTTGATCCTGGCAcaag GTTGATAGATGCTTTGGAGATGATGAAACAAGGAGTGAGACGACTTCTGGTTCCGAAAAGCGTTGTTTGGAGAGGTATGAGCAAGAGATTCTCCATTCTTTACAACGGAAAATGGCTGAAGAACAGTGAAAACTCTAGCAGTAGCAGTGGTCTCGCTTCTGACTCCACCAACAGGCCTACTACGTCCATGACTTCAAGCCGGGACAAGTTTTGCTGTCTCTCAAGGGAAGACGTGATCCGCTTCCTTATCGGTGTCCTTGGAGCATTAGCTCCTTTGCCACTCACATCAATCTCTACCCTGGGAATCATCAATCTAAACTATAACTTCATTGAAGCCTCTCTTCCAGCTATTGAAGCCACCCGAAGGCCACAGTGTGACCCTAGTGCGATTGCCGTGTTGGAACAAACAGAAAACGAACAACAGTTCAAGATAATAGGAGAAATATCAGCTTCGAAGCTATGGAAATGTGATTATCTGGCTGCAGCTTGGGCTCTAGCTAATCTCTATGCAGGACAGTTTGTGATGGGAGTTGAGGACAACATGTCATCAAGATCGTTCAGCGACTTTCTCCAAACTTCATTTCCGGGAGGAGAACAGAACGGAAAAGCAACAAAGGCCAAGAAGTTCAGCAGCAGGAGCATCGGTTTTAATCCAACAAGCCCGACAAGGTTGAGCATCGGTAGGAGCATGTACAGGGGAAGAAGTGCGCCGTTAACTTGCAAAACATCGAGCTCTTTAGCTGCGGTTATGGCTCAAATGCTGTCTCACAGGGCAACACATGTTTGGGTTACAGAAGCTGATTCAGATGATGTTCTTGTTGGAGTTGTGGGATATGGAGAGATCTTGACTGCTGTAACTAAACAGCCTTCTGCTTTCGTTCCTTCGAATCGGTCTTATGAAGGTTTTGGGAATGATACTCAAAGCTAA
- the LOC109129482 gene encoding uncharacterized protein LOC109129482 — protein MNLISQLADLQDETMKMLHEKLDKIESDLSGKRDDIAVRVRSIEEQRYKDTEAMEKKLHFLEEEQERHLKSAQDNAINIKDLANEVSDLTKDHESKCGVLFNKDLDTRKRVENLENREYEAERKMFGLDFEQKRFGELISKEFTFTKESHKLLKEIEAEQKEKDQDLAAKIEDLTSYALCDFGSCINIMSTDAVKKIGLRHLQLSDIRIGLANSLFTIAEGMVRDIHVRVGICNVPTDFQIINAEKGSFTPLILGGAFLAKAGAVMDWHNRRMTLTNISGDIFYEAKPFNPPTRRCREEDYARDPPDAYIGERSKRACLRITDSSHPA, from the exons atgAACCTAATAAGTCAGTTAGCTGATCTTCAAGATGAGACTATGAAGATGCTgcatgagaagcttgacaaaatCGAATCTGATCTTTCGGGAAAAAGGGATGACATTGCTGTTAGAGTTAGAAGTATAGAAGAGCAAAGATATAAAGATACTGAAGCCATGGAGAAGAAGCTCCATTTCCTggaggaagaacaagagagacatCTCAAGAGTGCTCAAGATAATGCTATCAACATTAAAGACTTGGCCAATGAAGTTTCGGATTTAACAAAGGACCATGAGTCCAAGTGTGGAGTTTTATTCAACAAGGATTTAGACACAAGGAAGCGTGTGGAGAATCTTGAGAACCGAGAATATGAAGCTGAGAGGAAGATGTTTGGTCTCGACTTTGAACAAAAACGTTTTGGAGAACTTATATCCAAAGAATTTACATTCACCAAGGAGAGCCACAAGCTACTTAAGGAGATTGAAGCTGAACAAAAGGAGAAGGATCAAGATCTTGCTGCTAAGATTGAGGATCTAACCTCAT ATGCATTATGTGATTTCGGTTCATGTATCAACATCATGTCAACTGATGCTGTTAAGAAGATTGGCTTGAGACACTTACAACTTTCGGACATACGCATAGGACTCGCCAATTCCTTATTCACAATAGCCGAAGGAATGGTCCGAGACATTCATGTGCGAGTCGGAATTTGCAATGTTCCAACCGATTTTCAGATTATCAATGCTGAGAAAGGGAGTTTTACACCACTTATCCTTGGAGGAGCATTCCTAGCCAAAGCTGGAGCCGTCATGGACTGGCATAACCGAAGAATGACTCTCACCAACATCAGTGGAGACATTTTCTATGAAGCTAAACCATTCAACCCACCAACTCGAAgatgtagagaagaagattatgcaaGAGATCCACCTGATGCCTACATTGGAGaaagatccaagagagcttGTCTAAGGATAACTGACTCTTCTCACCCTGCTTGA